One genomic segment of Anaerobiospirillum thomasii includes these proteins:
- a CDS encoding PTS sugar transporter subunit IIA, whose amino-acid sequence MPMLTRFSKLPPTLILSPIICFSKKRLFEEIAECASYITEIPTEQVITALNDREKMGSTVCAKSIAIPHAIILSAPKDFETFGILCMLSEPIAFNTVDTDPLTIDMAYAFFISPDDSYEDVQNMLFEVSNILSQEALSNSLRLSRYDDDKITAILNKVDSLLSNALLHEEENESLKES is encoded by the coding sequence ATGCCAATGCTCACAAGGTTTTCTAAACTGCCGCCTACTCTGATTTTATCGCCCATTATATGCTTTTCTAAAAAAAGACTTTTTGAGGAGATAGCTGAGTGCGCCAGTTATATTACAGAAATTCCTACAGAGCAGGTTATAACAGCACTCAATGACCGTGAAAAAATGGGATCCACAGTCTGTGCCAAGTCTATAGCCATACCTCATGCCATTATTTTATCAGCACCCAAAGATTTTGAGACATTTGGTATTTTATGCATGCTCTCAGAGCCTATTGCATTTAACACAGTAGATACCGATCCTCTGACTATTGATATGGCCTACGCCTTTTTTATATCTCCTGATGACAGCTATGAAGATGTTCAGAATATGCTCTTTGAGGTATCAAATATTCTAAGTCAGGAGGCTCTATCCAACTCTTTACGCCTGTCGCGCTATGATGATGACAAAATTACAGCCATATTGAACAAGGTTGACAGTCTTTTAAGCAATGCTCTGCTTCATGAAGAAGAGAACGAGAGCCTAAAAGAGAGCTAA
- a CDS encoding iron-containing alcohol dehydrogenase has product MLNFNFHRPTDFYFGKGQENSAGEICKKYGGSRVLVHYGSSSAIKSGLIDRVTASLEHSGIKVIKLGGVQPNPMDTLVYEGIELCRRENVDMILAVGGGSVIDSAKAIALGVHYDGDFWDLFAKIAVPTQSLPVGSVLTIAAAGSEGSTSAVISHYENGVLKKKGLNTQLNVPKFAIMNPELTMTLPAFQTACGACDIMCHVMERYFTNTQDVLLTDELCEAVLRTMKVMLPRVIKDPHDYEARANIMWAGTLAHNNMCGVDREQDWASHHLEHELSALYDCAHGAGLAVITPAWMEYVMSHNVMRFARFAVNVFGCQMNYEDPKTTALEGIQALRRLWGEAGLPLNFEQLGARKEDIPTLVANIGQDNHTEGHFMVLDKKQITRVFEMAADYKV; this is encoded by the coding sequence ATGCTTAATTTTAATTTTCACAGACCTACAGATTTTTATTTTGGAAAGGGACAGGAAAACAGTGCAGGCGAGATCTGTAAAAAATACGGCGGCAGCAGAGTTCTTGTCCATTATGGCTCTTCAAGCGCTATAAAATCAGGTCTTATTGACAGAGTAACAGCCTCACTTGAGCACTCTGGCATCAAAGTCATCAAGCTTGGCGGTGTACAGCCAAATCCTATGGATACCCTGGTATATGAAGGTATTGAACTGTGCCGCAGAGAAAATGTGGATATGATTTTAGCAGTGGGCGGAGGCAGTGTGATTGACAGTGCCAAGGCCATTGCGCTTGGTGTACATTATGATGGCGATTTCTGGGATCTTTTTGCCAAGATTGCAGTACCTACACAATCTCTGCCTGTAGGCTCAGTGCTGACTATTGCAGCTGCAGGCTCTGAAGGGTCAACCAGTGCTGTTATTTCACATTATGAAAATGGTGTGCTTAAGAAAAAAGGTCTTAACACCCAGCTTAATGTACCTAAATTTGCCATCATGAATCCAGAGCTGACTATGACCCTGCCTGCCTTTCAGACAGCATGTGGTGCCTGCGATATCATGTGCCATGTCATGGAGCGCTACTTTACCAATACACAGGATGTACTTTTGACAGATGAGCTGTGTGAGGCTGTACTGCGCACCATGAAGGTTATGCTTCCTCGTGTTATAAAAGATCCTCATGATTATGAGGCAAGAGCCAATATTATGTGGGCCGGAACTCTAGCTCACAACAATATGTGCGGTGTTGACCGTGAGCAGGATTGGGCCAGTCACCACCTTGAACATGAGCTTTCAGCTTTGTATGACTGTGCCCATGGTGCAGGTCTTGCTGTAATTACACCTGCCTGGATGGAATATGTCATGTCCCATAATGTCATGCGCTTTGCCCGCTTTGCTGTCAATGTCTTTGGCTGTCAAATGAATTATGAAGATCCTAAAACCACAGCTCTTGAGGGTATACAGGCTCTGCGCAGACTCTGGGGCGAGGCCGGACTGCCGCTCAACTTTGAGCAGCTTGGCGCCAGAAAAGAGGATATCCCTACCCTAGTTGCCAACATAGGTCAGGATAATCATACTGAAGGTCATTTCATGGTGCTTGATAAAAAGCAGATTACCAGAGTCTTTGAAATGGCTGCAGACTATAAAGTCTGA
- the rpoH gene encoding RNA polymerase sigma factor RpoH, which yields MKDSSLQSEYMLAPVGNIDSYVKVINKVPMLQPDDEISLAKRLRDYNDLEAARKLILSHLRLVVSIARGYSGYGLPLSDLIQEGNIGLMKAVKHFDPDMGGRLAAFAVHWIKAEIHDYVIKNWRIVKVATTKAQRKLFFKLRQSKKHLGWFSDKEIHDVAHDLGVNPSDVIEMESRMSGQDYGFDMDSDESKDKSLPTLLSPSAYLEDENSDFARVYEKADYASYELDMLKKALEDLDERSRYVLKRRWLDEDKATLQELSDDLKVSIERVRQIESAALSKIRAFIEGKDDVKDPQPVIDVKKKRGRKPKAQNTLG from the coding sequence ATGAAAGACAGTTCATTACAAAGTGAATATATGTTAGCGCCCGTAGGCAATATTGATAGTTATGTAAAGGTTATCAATAAAGTGCCTATGCTGCAGCCAGATGATGAGATATCACTGGCCAAGAGGTTGCGAGACTATAATGATCTTGAAGCTGCAAGAAAGCTTATTTTATCTCATCTGCGTCTTGTTGTAAGTATAGCCAGAGGCTATTCAGGCTATGGTCTGCCCTTATCCGATCTGATACAGGAGGGCAATATTGGCCTGATGAAGGCTGTAAAGCACTTCGATCCAGATATGGGAGGCAGGCTTGCAGCTTTTGCAGTTCACTGGATTAAAGCAGAGATTCACGATTACGTTATTAAGAACTGGCGTATTGTCAAAGTAGCCACTACTAAAGCTCAGCGCAAACTCTTTTTCAAGCTAAGACAGAGCAAGAAACATCTTGGATGGTTTTCTGACAAGGAAATACATGATGTTGCCCATGATCTTGGAGTCAATCCTTCAGATGTTATTGAAATGGAGTCAAGAATGTCTGGTCAGGATTATGGTTTTGACATGGACAGTGATGAGTCAAAAGACAAGTCACTGCCGACTTTGCTCTCACCTAGTGCCTATCTTGAGGATGAAAACTCTGATTTTGCCCGCGTCTATGAAAAGGCTGATTATGCAAGTTATGAACTTGATATGTTAAAGAAGGCTTTAGAGGATCTAGATGAAAGATCACGCTATGTCCTGAAAAGACGCTGGCTTGATGAGGACAAGGCTACACTTCAGGAATTGTCTGATGATTTAAAGGTTTCAATTGAGCGTGTCAGACAGATTGAAAGTGCTGCTTTAAGTAAAATCAGAGCTTTTATTGAAGGCAAAGATGATGTAAAAGATCCACAGCCTGTAATTGATGTCAAAAAGAAAAGAGGGCGCAAGCCAAAGGCTCAGAACACGCTTGGTTAA
- the hpf gene encoding ribosome hibernation-promoting factor, HPF/YfiA family, whose product MQITIQGVGTKVTDALNDYVNDKFKKLERKGDFITSISVTLSVDKLEHTAKADIAVTGDKLHAEASSDSMYPAIDALIDKVDRQIVKFKEKLKQE is encoded by the coding sequence ATGCAAATAACTATCCAAGGCGTAGGAACTAAAGTCACTGATGCTTTAAATGACTATGTAAACGACAAATTCAAGAAGCTGGAGAGAAAGGGTGATTTTATTACATCAATCTCTGTAACTTTATCTGTAGATAAACTTGAGCACACCGCCAAGGCAGATATTGCAGTTACTGGTGATAAACTTCATGCCGAAGCCTCAAGCGATAGTATGTATCCTGCTATTGATGCCCTTATCGATAAAGTTGACAGACAGATTGTCAAATTCAAAGAAAAACTCAAGCAAGAGTAA
- a CDS encoding amino acid ABC transporter ATP-binding/permease protein, protein MLEFIGLMKGQYKAALLGIFVSVLASLSSMALMATAGWFLTAMALAGFAGYALDIFTPSAMIRMFALLRTALRYFDRLFSHDATFKIIEVFKVRMFEKAVSLPHMQSLAFKNSDIERRMRADIDKLELAYLKEFMPFACAFIVSLCVGFFMCQYSVEMALVTLSCMAVSGVVIPVFLSYLTSSDSLKINELSRDLTSLGSDFILGLFDLMALGVEKKFEKQIHLKSVELALVRKRLVLIEGINTAVLAVTINFACLCSVLVGIPLFTEKKIDSSNFIMLAILSIAAFEVIIPLAAACINYVNVRRSATLVFEVLKGRSDDLNDNGQKIDGIAKLSFDNVGFSYDGSRQVLQNVCLEFEKDKNYVIRGRSGHGKTTLIMLMLSLIKPSSGSIRVDGRDLSEIDIRSYRERFSVALQDNALFSSSLFDIFKMVKIDVTEQEIMEVLKKVELDDFVKTLPNGFNEWLGNTGMAVSGGQAKRLSLARALLIDSDFLILDEVAEGLDVKQEKRIIDNILTSRKGVIIITHKQAGLDLCDKIIEL, encoded by the coding sequence ATGTTAGAATTTATTGGTCTGATGAAAGGGCAGTACAAGGCTGCATTGCTTGGTATCTTTGTTTCGGTTTTAGCCTCATTATCATCAATGGCTCTAATGGCTACAGCCGGCTGGTTTTTAACAGCAATGGCACTGGCAGGCTTTGCAGGTTATGCTCTTGATATCTTTACACCGTCAGCCATGATACGCATGTTTGCGCTTTTGCGTACAGCTCTGCGTTATTTTGATCGTCTTTTCTCCCACGATGCCACTTTTAAAATCATTGAGGTTTTTAAAGTCAGGATGTTTGAAAAAGCTGTAAGTCTGCCGCATATGCAGTCTCTGGCCTTTAAAAACTCAGATATTGAGCGTCGTATGCGTGCTGATATAGACAAGCTTGAGCTTGCCTATCTTAAAGAGTTTATGCCTTTTGCCTGCGCCTTTATAGTTTCACTGTGTGTAGGCTTTTTCATGTGTCAGTATTCAGTTGAAATGGCTCTGGTCACACTCTCCTGCATGGCTGTAAGCGGAGTTGTAATTCCTGTTTTTCTGTCATATCTGACAAGCTCTGATTCACTTAAGATAAATGAGCTCTCACGTGATCTAACATCTCTTGGCTCTGATTTTATCCTGGGTCTTTTTGATCTGATGGCTTTAGGCGTTGAGAAAAAGTTTGAAAAGCAGATTCATTTAAAATCTGTAGAGCTTGCTCTGGTACGCAAAAGACTGGTTTTAATTGAAGGTATCAATACTGCAGTTTTGGCTGTAACTATCAATTTTGCCTGTCTGTGCTCTGTGCTTGTAGGTATTCCTTTATTTACAGAAAAGAAGATAGATTCAAGCAATTTTATAATGCTGGCTATTTTATCCATTGCTGCCTTTGAGGTTATCATTCCACTGGCTGCAGCCTGCATCAACTATGTCAATGTAAGACGTTCTGCTACCCTGGTCTTTGAGGTTTTAAAGGGCAGGAGCGATGATCTTAACGATAATGGTCAGAAGATAGATGGCATAGCAAAGCTTAGCTTTGATAATGTAGGCTTTAGCTATGATGGCAGCCGTCAGGTGCTGCAGAATGTCTGCCTTGAGTTTGAAAAGGACAAAAACTATGTAATAAGAGGCAGATCAGGTCATGGTAAGACCACACTTATCATGCTTATGCTCTCTTTAATAAAACCAAGCTCAGGCTCTATCAGGGTTGATGGCAGAGATTTGAGTGAAATAGATATAAGAAGCTACAGAGAGAGATTTTCTGTAGCACTGCAGGATAATGCACTGTTCTCATCAAGTCTGTTTGATATCTTTAAAATGGTCAAAATAGATGTGACTGAACAGGAGATTATGGAAGTTCTAAAGAAGGTAGAACTTGACGACTTTGTAAAAACTCTTCCAAACGGCTTTAATGAATGGCTTGGCAATACAGGTATGGCTGTCTCTGGAGGTCAGGCCAAACGTCTGTCTTTAGCCCGAGCACTTTTGATAGACAGTGACTTTCTCATTCTTGACGAGGTGGCCGAAGGCCTTGATGTCAAGCAGGAGAAAAGGATCATTGACAATATCTTAACTTCAAGAAAAGGTGTTATTATAATCACGCATAAACAGGCAGGACTTGATCTGTGTGATAAGATTATAGAATTATAA
- a CDS encoding cupin domain-containing protein: protein MLSKMHLNENRVHGSAQFPFTYFMVDKDHDMYVMPAHWHSEAEIIKVNSGLLELTADNKTIILKAGEYAFINLGVIHSAIPQNNCEYECMVFDLSLFLHERSAANCFLHSLISLNRTIKLDLQSKSATINRAIKTTLSKTFYTLSHPVRGFERRTIGLIYLFLSLIEEVDLFDDDGLSHSFSQNKIKQFKVVISYIQKKYMYQITLNDLSSILELAPSSEIKFLRK, encoded by the coding sequence ATGTTAAGTAAGATGCACTTGAATGAGAACAGGGTGCATGGAAGCGCACAGTTTCCATTTACATACTTCATGGTAGATAAAGATCATGACATGTATGTAATGCCCGCTCACTGGCATAGTGAGGCTGAAATCATAAAAGTTAACAGCGGATTACTCGAATTAACTGCCGACAATAAAACTATAATTCTCAAGGCTGGAGAGTATGCTTTTATCAATCTAGGAGTCATACATTCTGCTATTCCACAGAACAACTGTGAATATGAATGTATGGTATTTGACTTAAGCCTTTTTTTACATGAAAGATCCGCTGCCAACTGTTTTTTACATTCCCTTATAAGTCTCAACCGAACCATCAAACTAGATCTGCAGTCTAAATCAGCTACAATCAACAGAGCTATAAAAACCACACTGTCTAAAACCTTTTATACTCTTTCACACCCTGTTCGCGGATTCGAAAGACGCACTATAGGTCTTATCTATCTGTTTTTAAGTCTGATTGAAGAGGTCGATTTGTTTGATGATGACGGCCTGTCTCACAGTTTCAGTCAAAATAAAATCAAACAGTTCAAGGTTGTTATCAGCTATATTCAAAAGAAATATATGTATCAGATAACTTTAAATGATCTCTCAAGCATACTTGAGCTAGCACCGTCTTCTGAAATCAAGTTTTTAAGGAAATGA
- the rapZ gene encoding RNase adapter RapZ: MNLVIISGRSGSGKSVALKVLEDLGYYCIDNLPVMFLKTLVDMAKHKYPKLAVSIDIRNIPDNLQSLHTLYEDIKNKDDIISTVIYVDAENQVLLKRYSETRRLHPLSKQHLSLDEAIVKESVILKELASWADLRIDTTNMSIHDLSTRITTLILGCPEKQLIIVFESFGFKNGIAKDADFVFDARFLPNPFWDKNLRQFTGLDEPVIEFFKRYDKVASYIDQIDNLLMSNLEDIEKNNRSYLTVAIGCTGGKHRSVYVANELASRFIERKLFVQIRHCSLEVGHL, encoded by the coding sequence ATAAATTTAGTTATCATCTCTGGCCGTTCAGGATCAGGAAAAAGTGTAGCTTTAAAGGTGCTTGAAGATCTTGGCTACTACTGTATTGATAATCTGCCAGTCATGTTTTTAAAGACCCTGGTAGATATGGCCAAACATAAATATCCAAAGCTTGCTGTCTCCATTGATATAAGAAATATTCCGGACAATCTGCAGTCACTGCATACACTTTATGAGGATATAAAAAACAAAGATGACATCATAAGTACTGTTATCTATGTTGATGCAGAAAATCAGGTGCTGCTTAAAAGATATTCAGAAACCAGGCGTCTGCACCCACTGTCCAAACAGCATCTGTCTTTAGATGAGGCTATTGTCAAAGAGTCTGTAATTTTAAAGGAGCTGGCCTCATGGGCCGATCTGCGTATTGATACTACCAATATGTCAATACACGATCTCTCAACAAGAATTACCACGCTGATTCTAGGCTGTCCTGAAAAACAGCTGATTATTGTCTTTGAATCCTTTGGCTTTAAAAACGGTATTGCCAAAGATGCTGATTTTGTCTTTGACGCAAGATTTCTGCCAAATCCTTTCTGGGATAAAAATCTAAGGCAGTTTACAGGTCTTGATGAGCCTGTTATTGAATTTTTCAAACGCTATGACAAAGTTGCCTCCTATATAGATCAGATTGATAATCTTTTAATGAGCAATCTTGAGGATATTGAAAAAAACAACAGAAGCTACCTTACTGTGGCCATAGGTTGTACCGGTGGCAAACATCGCAGTGTCTATGTAGCCAACGAGCTGGCCTCTCGTTTTATTGAGCGTAAACTCTTTGTACAGATTCGTCACTGCTCACTTGAGGTAGGTCATCTCTAA
- a CDS encoding M20/M25/M40 family metallo-hydrolase, protein MSFLNLKEEYIQILSDLVAFNTISSVDERLQQSNRAIIEYIEDFYKKLGFYTRIYTIDDKRYNLFVASSLTKGGLLLTGHTDTVSYRADKWHSDPFKLKVENNKAYGLGVTDMKGSVALIMLLSKYCYNSDFKKPLTALFTCDEESSMSGARHYLDNYEHQPDFIVVTEPSGNRPCIGHKGCTGYRLTITGKACHSSTPDKGLDAIDFIAPFIEEVNKLKESIKAFADKRFPVERPTISFGAVHGGESFNIICPKVTMLFDVRALPSYSCSQAYDDLSDIVDKLNSRYNNVYSLEKTFDNIDAFILDDKHLISMLEEITDKESFCTNGCAEAGFLSKIAPTAILGPSSSPSAHQDNEDIPLDDVEHGFDIFKTLISRICA, encoded by the coding sequence ATGAGCTTTTTAAACCTTAAAGAAGAATATATTCAGATACTTTCAGATCTGGTGGCCTTTAACACCATAAGTTCTGTTGATGAAAGATTGCAGCAGAGCAACAGAGCCATTATCGAGTATATTGAAGATTTTTATAAAAAACTTGGCTTTTACACCAGAATCTACACCATTGATGACAAAAGATACAATCTGTTTGTTGCCTCATCACTGACAAAAGGTGGTCTGCTTTTGACAGGACACACAGATACAGTGTCCTACAGAGCTGATAAATGGCACTCAGATCCTTTTAAACTAAAAGTTGAAAATAACAAAGCCTACGGTCTTGGTGTTACTGATATGAAAGGCTCAGTTGCTCTTATCATGCTGCTTAGCAAATACTGCTACAACAGTGATTTTAAAAAACCTCTGACAGCGCTTTTTACATGTGATGAGGAGTCATCAATGTCAGGCGCCCGCCACTACCTTGACAACTATGAACACCAGCCAGATTTTATCGTGGTTACAGAACCATCTGGCAACAGACCATGTATTGGCCATAAAGGGTGTACAGGATACAGACTGACTATAACAGGAAAAGCCTGTCACTCATCTACACCGGATAAAGGTCTTGATGCCATAGATTTTATTGCGCCTTTTATTGAGGAGGTAAACAAACTCAAAGAAAGTATAAAGGCCTTTGCTGATAAAAGATTTCCTGTAGAGCGCCCTACTATAAGCTTTGGTGCAGTACATGGCGGTGAGAGCTTTAATATTATCTGTCCTAAGGTTACCATGCTCTTTGATGTCAGAGCTCTGCCTTCATACTCATGCTCACAGGCCTATGATGATCTGAGTGATATTGTGGATAAATTAAACTCAAGGTATAACAATGTCTACAGCCTTGAAAAGACTTTTGATAATATCGATGCCTTTATTCTTGATGATAAGCATCTTATCTCTATGCTTGAAGAGATTACAGATAAAGAGTCATTTTGCACCAATGGCTGTGCAGAGGCCGGCTTTTTAAGCAAGATAGCCCCTACTGCTATTTTAGGTCCAAGCTCCTCACCATCTGCCCATCAGGATAATGAGGACATTCCTCTTGATGATGTAGAGCATGGCTTTGATATTTTCAAAACTCTCATCTCCCGTATCTGCGCCTAA
- the cydD gene encoding thiol reductant ABC exporter subunit CydD, with product MHLLTALSLADAIFLCLFYACIAKGVGSLVIQGDAQNIHYLYYGFAFIALRFVVKLISAFFISNISYEVEVSLRDQIIAHLISLGPLSDKRKASLIASVTDAFDDIIPFFTHYLTSKRYAMVVPSVLLAFIFMSHTLSGVVILIICPLIPIFMIMVGKGAERLNQRQWVRILRLSGHFTEALQRLTFIKLFNLQQQEINLIKRLTKNWRVQTMQILKIAFLSSLVLEFFSTAGVAFCAVLLGFAVYEQGFDYTYALFVLLCAPEFFLPLRTLGQNYHIRMKSLGAISNIADLMSSRPSDKSTGHVDELVRFDIKANDLKAVYEGGRVGLLNVNLYIKEGEVTALVGPSGCGKSTLLQLLIGFVPVESGSLSIGAHDVGEYSRKALTDAITFVPQNPHLFYGTLRDNIKIGCADVSDDAIVQALDRLNARFLLERFPDGLDHRISDENQGISGGEARLIALARALIKDSPLVLLDEPTASLDEGTQKLIVDAINRIKAGRTVIISAHHQSLIDFADSVIDISTINKAFKVAQC from the coding sequence TTGCATCTGCTAACAGCACTTTCGCTAGCAGATGCTATTTTTCTTTGTCTGTTTTATGCATGTATAGCCAAGGGTGTTGGATCCTTAGTTATACAGGGTGACGCGCAGAACATTCATTATCTGTACTATGGCTTTGCTTTTATAGCATTACGCTTTGTAGTTAAACTTATAAGCGCCTTTTTTATAAGTAATATTTCTTATGAAGTTGAGGTGTCACTAAGAGATCAGATAATTGCACATCTTATAAGTCTTGGACCTTTAAGTGACAAAAGAAAGGCCTCGCTCATAGCATCTGTAACAGATGCCTTTGACGACATTATTCCTTTCTTTACTCACTATCTGACATCTAAGCGCTATGCCATGGTGGTACCATCAGTACTTCTGGCATTTATCTTTATGTCACATACTCTCTCAGGTGTAGTGATTTTAATCATCTGCCCTTTAATCCCAATCTTTATGATTATGGTGGGTAAGGGTGCAGAGCGCTTGAATCAAAGACAGTGGGTCAGAATATTAAGACTCTCAGGACATTTTACCGAGGCTTTGCAGCGTCTTACTTTCATTAAACTCTTTAATTTGCAGCAACAGGAGATAAATCTCATCAAGCGCCTGACTAAAAACTGGCGTGTGCAGACTATGCAGATATTAAAGATTGCCTTTTTATCATCCCTGGTGCTTGAGTTCTTCTCAACAGCAGGCGTGGCTTTTTGTGCTGTGTTGCTGGGCTTTGCTGTATATGAGCAGGGTTTTGATTATACCTATGCACTATTTGTTCTTTTATGTGCTCCTGAGTTTTTCCTGCCGCTAAGAACCTTAGGTCAGAACTATCATATAAGAATGAAGTCTTTAGGCGCCATATCAAACATAGCCGATTTAATGAGCAGCAGGCCATCAGATAAGAGCACAGGCCATGTTGATGAGCTTGTAAGATTTGATATTAAAGCAAATGATCTTAAAGCTGTCTATGAAGGTGGCCGTGTAGGTCTTCTTAATGTTAACCTTTATATAAAAGAAGGTGAGGTTACAGCATTAGTTGGACCTTCAGGTTGTGGCAAAAGTACACTTTTACAGCTGCTTATTGGTTTTGTACCTGTTGAGTCAGGTTCATTATCTATAGGTGCGCACGATGTAGGTGAGTACTCACGCAAAGCATTAACTGATGCCATTACCTTTGTGCCGCAGAATCCCCATCTTTTTTACGGTACATTGCGTGACAATATAAAGATAGGGTGCGCTGATGTAAGCGATGATGCCATTGTACAGGCTTTAGACAGACTTAATGCCAGATTCCTGCTCGAGCGTTTCCCTGATGGACTTGATCACAGGATATCTGATGAAAATCAGGGTATATCAGGCGGTGAGGCCAGACTTATTGCCCTAGCGCGAGCACTGATCAAAGACAGTCCTCTGGTGCTTTTAGATGAGCCTACAGCAAGTCTTGATGAGGGTACACAGAAACTTATTGTAGATGCCATCAATCGTATCAAGGCCGGCAGAACGGTTATCATTTCCGCTCACCATCAGTCTTTAATTGATTTTGCAGACAGCGTAATAGATATAAGTACAATCAACAAAGCTTTTAAGGTTGCTCAATGTTAG
- a CDS encoding MetQ/NlpA family ABC transporter substrate-binding protein codes for MKFTRTFAATVCACVAAFTLSACSDEEKATVTASNPGSDLKEIKVGLVGEHNEEWESVAKELEGQGIKLTLVRFGDYTLPNAALNEGEIDLNSFQHKAFLENEIKSRGYKIKAIQNTTISLLPLYSVKIKSIDEIKDGDTIAIPNDVTNGGRALKVLESAGLIKLDPAKGYVPEVGDIIENPKNLKIYELDAGNVPGILPDVAAGIVNANFASDHNLTIEKDAIFSENLGNISPDNPFINVIAAREEDADREEYKKVIKAYATKKTAEIINQKYKGATIAVFKY; via the coding sequence ATGAAATTTACCAGAACCTTTGCCGCTACTGTCTGTGCCTGTGTTGCCGCCTTTACCTTAAGTGCCTGCTCAGATGAAGAAAAAGCCACTGTAACTGCTTCAAATCCAGGATCAGATCTTAAAGAAATCAAAGTTGGACTTGTAGGCGAACACAATGAAGAGTGGGAGTCGGTTGCCAAAGAGCTTGAAGGTCAGGGTATAAAACTTACCCTTGTACGCTTTGGCGACTATACACTGCCAAATGCCGCTTTAAATGAAGGTGAAATTGATTTAAATTCCTTCCAGCACAAGGCCTTCCTTGAAAATGAAATTAAAAGCAGAGGCTATAAGATCAAAGCCATTCAGAACACAACCATATCACTTTTACCTCTGTATTCAGTCAAAATCAAAAGTATTGATGAAATAAAAGACGGCGACACCATTGCCATACCAAATGATGTAACCAACGGCGGCCGCGCCCTTAAGGTTTTAGAAAGTGCAGGTCTTATCAAATTAGATCCGGCCAAAGGCTATGTACCTGAGGTAGGCGATATTATCGAAAATCCAAAGAATCTTAAAATTTATGAGCTTGATGCTGGTAATGTACCTGGAATTTTACCTGATGTGGCTGCAGGTATAGTCAATGCCAACTTTGCCTCTGATCATAATCTGACCATAGAAAAAGATGCCATCTTTAGCGAAAATCTTGGCAACATCAGCCCTGACAATCCTTTTATCAATGTAATTGCAGCTCGTGAAGAGGATGCCGATCGCGAGGAATATAAGAAAGTGATTAAAGCCTATGCCACAAAAAAGACAGCTGAGATCATAAATCAGAAATATAAAGGCGCAACCATAGCCGTATTTAAATACTAA